From the genome of Malus sylvestris chromosome 6, drMalSylv7.2, whole genome shotgun sequence, one region includes:
- the LOC126626902 gene encoding probable sugar phosphate/phosphate translocator At1g12500 produces the protein MVEAQTWTTRRMSNPRLQDTTSPDQVVDIPATPPGDVRNGTSYGFSSAAGSLLSPTISTAAIIASWYLSNIGVLLLNKYLLSFYGFRYPIFLTMLHMISCAAYSYVAIHLLEIVPRQHILSSRQFFKILALSAIFCFSVVCGNTSLRYLPVSFNQAIGATTPFFTAIFAFVITCKKESAEVYGALLPVVLGIVLASNSEPLFHLFGFLVCVGSTAGRALKSVVQGILLTSDSEKLHSMNLLLYMAPMAACILLPFTLYIEGNVAAETVEKARTDPFIVFLLLGNATVAYLVNLTNFLVTKHTSALTLQVLGNAKAAVAAVVSVLIFRNPVTVMGMTGFAVTIMGVVLYSEAKKRSKITTH, from the coding sequence ATGGTGGAGGCACAGACATGGACGACGCGTCGTATGAGCAATCCGCGGCTGCAGGACACGACGTCCCCCGATCAGGTGGTCGACATTCCGGCCACTCCCCCCGGCGACGTCCGCAACGGGACGAGCTATGGGTTCTCCTCCGCCGCCGGATCCCTCCTCTCCCCGACAATATCGACGGCGGCGATTATTGCATCCTGGTACCTGTCGAACATCGGCGTCCTCCTCCTCAACAAGTACCTCCTCAGCTTCTACGGCTTCCGCTACCCCATCTTTCTCACAATGCTCCACATGATCTCCTGCGCCGCCTACAGCTACGTCGCCATCCACCTCCTCGAGATAGTGCCACGTCAGCACATCCTCTCCAGCCGCCAGTTTTTCAAGATCCTCGCACTCTCCGCCATCTTCTGCTTCTCCGTCGTTTGCGGCAACACCTCCCTCCGCTACCTCCCCGTCTCCTTCAACCAGGCCATCGGCGCCACCACGCCCTTTTTCACCGCCATCTTTGCGTTCGTTATCACGTGTAAAAAGGAGTCCGCCGAGGTTTACGGTGCCCTCCTCCCTGTTGTTTTGGGAATCGTGTTGGCCAGCAACAGCGAGCCGCTGTTTCATCTGTTCGGTTTTTTGGTCTGCGTGGGTTCCACCGCCGGCCGGGCGTTGAAATCGGTGGTGCAGGGGATTTTACTCACCTCGGATTCTGAGAAGCTCCACTCCATGAACTTGCTCCTCTACATGGCGCCAATGGCGGCCTGCATCCTCCTCCCCTTCACTCTCTACATCGAGGGCAATGTGGCGGCGGAGACGGTGGAGAAAGCGAGAACCGACCCCTTCATTGTCTTCTTGTTGCTGGGGAACGCCACGGTGGCCTATTTGGTTAACTTGACCAATTTCTTGGTGACCAAGCACACCAGCGCGCTCACACTGCAGGTTCTCGGCAATGCCAAGGCGGCGGTGGCGGCAGTCGTTTCGGTGTTGATATTCCGGAACCCAGTCACGGTGATGGGAATGACGGGGTTTGCGGTGACGATCATGGGGGTGGTGCTTTACAGTGAGGCAAAGAAAAGGTCCAAAATTACAACTCATTGA